Proteins from one Cryptosporangium minutisporangium genomic window:
- a CDS encoding GNAT family N-acetyltransferase, which translates to MKTRAGSLWVTEVTRAELPAVFALRHDVFVTGQGVPAELERDAADETAVHVGAWETVPEAPASAPMRLVGTGRLVGRPPASGRIGRMAVRSDARGGGVGTVVLRGLERAALRRGFPELVLHAQLHAEGFYERAGYTPVGAEFEEAGIRHVEMRKALPVIRPVADSDSAGLIELIGTVWGEYPGCVLDVDAEEPWLRAPASYYAANGGRMWVAELDGAIVGSVAIRSGAESDTAELKSLYVGAAARRHGLGEVLTSLAEEEAVRLGVRQVELWTDTRFADAHRFYARLGYTQLPGTRELHDLSGTVEYPFVKAFPYAADLVG; encoded by the coding sequence ATGAAGACCCGTGCCGGTTCACTCTGGGTGACGGAGGTGACCCGTGCCGAGCTCCCGGCCGTGTTCGCGCTGCGTCACGACGTCTTCGTGACCGGTCAGGGGGTGCCGGCCGAGCTGGAGCGGGACGCGGCCGACGAGACCGCGGTCCACGTCGGGGCCTGGGAGACGGTTCCGGAGGCACCGGCGAGCGCGCCGATGCGGCTGGTCGGCACCGGTCGGCTGGTGGGTCGCCCGCCCGCGTCCGGCCGGATCGGGCGGATGGCGGTCCGGTCCGACGCCCGCGGCGGCGGCGTGGGCACCGTGGTGCTGCGCGGGCTGGAGCGGGCAGCACTGCGACGAGGCTTCCCCGAGCTGGTGCTCCACGCGCAGCTCCACGCCGAAGGCTTCTACGAGCGGGCCGGCTACACCCCGGTCGGCGCGGAGTTCGAGGAGGCCGGGATCCGCCACGTGGAGATGCGCAAGGCGCTCCCGGTCATCCGTCCGGTCGCCGATTCCGACTCCGCCGGGCTGATCGAGCTGATCGGCACGGTGTGGGGCGAGTACCCCGGCTGTGTCCTCGACGTGGACGCCGAGGAGCCGTGGCTGCGAGCCCCGGCGTCCTACTACGCGGCCAACGGCGGCCGGATGTGGGTGGCCGAGCTGGACGGGGCGATCGTGGGTTCGGTCGCGATCCGTTCGGGTGCGGAGAGCGATACGGCGGAGCTGAAGAGCTTGTACGTGGGCGCCGCCGCGCGCCGGCACGGCCTCGGTGAGGTGCTGACCTCGCTGGCCGAGGAGGAGGCGGTGCGCCTCGGCGTCCGACAGGTCGAGCTGTGGACGGACACGCGCTTCGCCGACGCCCACCGGTTCTATGCGCGCCTCGGTTACACACAGCTCCCCGGTACCCGCGAGCTGCACGACCTGTCCGGCACCGTCGAGTACCCGTTCGTGAAGGCGTTTCCGTACGCCGCCGATCT